Sequence from the Qipengyuania pelagi genome:
AGAGCCGCGAAGAACAGACCCGCAAACGCCAGCAATTCGAGGCGCACGCTTCGACGCGGCCGTAGCGACGTCCAGCTGAGCGTGGCGAGGTTCGAGATCATCAGGGCCGCGATCAGAGCGACCCAAGGACCGACCAGATAGGGCGAGCGGAACAGCGCCTCACCCGTGGCGATCCATAGATAGAACGGCAGAAAGACGAGCCCCGCTCCGACAGGCGCGGGTATCCCGGTCAGGAACCCAAGCGATTTGTGCGGCTGGACGTCCGTGTCGATCTGCGCGTTGAACCGCGCGAGGCGCAGGGCACAGCAGACTGCGAAGGCCAGCGCCGCGAACCAGCCGAAGCGCGGCAGATCCTGCAATGACCAGAGATAGACGATGATCGCGGGCGCCGTTCCGAAGGACAGCGAATCGGCGAGGCTGTCCAATTCGGCACCGAACCGCGATTGCGCGTTCAACAGCCGCGCTATGCGTCCGTCGATCCCGTCGAGCACGCCGGCGAAAATGATCGCCATCACCGCGAAGCCCCAATCCCCTCCGATTGCAAAGCGCACGCCTGTCAGCCCGGAACAGAGCGCCGCAGCGGTGATCGCATTCGGTAGCAGCGCACGCAGCGACAGGCCCTTGCGCGCCGGAACCGGGGTGGCATCGAACGGCTCGTCTTCCGTCGCCTTCGGGCCGAGACGCGGGCGATCTTCGGGAGAGGACGTGGTCATTGGGCAATTCCTTCGATCAGCTTGCGGGTGCCGATCTCGGCCAGCACCGTTTCGCCCGCGATAACGCGTTGGCCCAGCAGAACCTTCGAATCGGTCCCTGCGGGCAGATACACATCCACTCGGCTACCGAAGCGGATCAGGCCGACCCGCTGCCCTACGCCCAGCGTATCGCCGACCTTCACGAAGGGCACGATGCGCCGCGCGACGAGGCCTGCGATCTGGGTAAAGCCGATCCGCACCCCATCGGCACGCTCGATCATGATGTGCTGGCGCTCGTTCTCTTCGCTGGCCTTGTCGAGATCGGCATTGAGGAACCGGCCCGGCAGATAGACCAGGCGCCGCACCACGCCGCCGATCGGCGCGCGATTGATGTGCACGTCGAACACGCTCATGAAGATCGAAACGCGGGTCACCGGTCCTGCCGGCAGGCCCGCAATCCCGCTGCCATCGTCGATCTGCAACTCCTCCGGCGGCTCGACCTCGGCGATCAGAGTGACGAGCCCGTCGGCGGGCGATACGATCGCCCCCTCGCTCTGGGGCACGACCCGCTCGGGATCGCGGAAGAAGGCGAAGACCCCGGCGGAAAGGGCCAGCAACGGCCAGCCGATCAGGTCCCAGTCCAGCAGCAACAAAAAGATCAGGCTGATGCCGAGGGCGATCAGGCCGAATTTGCGCCCTTCGGGATGGATCGAGGGCAAGGACCAGCTGGCATCGCCCCGCCCGTGATTGTCTAGCAGTTCACCTGGCATAGACCGCGTCTAGAGCCGCGCGGCGCACCCGGCAAGCGCCGGAGCGCCCTCATCCCACCTTGCGGACGAATACGGTCCCCGCGGAATAGCCCGCGCCGAAGCTGCAAATCAGGCCACTGTCACCGCTTTGGAGGTCCTCATTGTTCAGGTGAAACGCGATGATCGATCCGGCGCTCGACGTATTCCCGTAAGTGTCCAGCACGGTCGGGCTTTCATCCTCGCTCGCCTCGTGGCCGAGCACGCGCTGGGCGATCAGGCGGTTCATCCCGGCATTGGCCTGATGCAGCCAGAGGCGCCGCAGCCCGCGCGGATCGATCTCCAGCCGCTCCGCTTCGGCAACGATCATTTCGGCGACCAAGGGCACGACCTCCTTGAAGACCTTGCGCCCTTCCTGAACGAACAATTTGTCCGCCTCGTTCGTATCGTCGGGCGTCGCGCGATTGAGGAAGCCGAAATTGTTGCGGATATTGTTGGAGAACACCGTCTTCAACCGCGTGCCCAGAATGTCCCAATGGCTGGTGGGCGCAATGCTGGCATCCTCGACGAGCACGGCGGTCGCGACATCGCCGAAGATGAAATGGCTGTCCCGGTCGCGCCAGTTCAGATGCCCGCTGGTGATTTCGGGGCTGACGACCAGCACGCTCTTCGCATTGCCCGCGCGGATATAATCCGCCGCCGTCTGGATCCCGAAGGTCGCCGACGAGCACGCCACGTTCATGTCGAAGGCGAACCCGTCGATCCCCAGCGCCTGCTGGATCTCGATCGCCATCGCCGGATAGGGGCGCTCCATGTTGGACGCCGCGCACAACACTGCATCGACATCCGCCGCATCGCGCCCTGCCCGTTCGAGCGCCTGGCGGCACGCCGCCACGCCGATCTCGGCCATCATCGAAAGCTCGTCATTCCCGCGCGCATCCCAGCGCGGCGCCATCGTCGCGGGATCGAGCACCGGCTCCTTCGCCATGACATGGCGAGCCTTAATGCCGCTGGCCTTCTCGATGAATTCGACCGAACTGGGCTGGAGCGCATCCATCTCACCCGCAGCGATCGCTTCGGCGTGCGCGGTGTTGTGCCGCTCGACATACGCGTTGAAGCTTTCGACCAGCTCGGCGTTCGAAATGCTGTGTTCGGGCGTGAACAGGCCGGTGGCGGAGATGACCGGGTGATGGGTTGCGTCAGAGTGAGTCATCGCGACCGGTTAAGCCCAGGCTCGCCCGCGAGCAAGACCGACGTCGAAAGGAACGTCATCCGGCCCTGCGCAGCAAGGCGGTCGGCCGAACCGATCTCGAATGGCGAAGCGGTCGATCGGGAGAAAGCTGGTGGCAGGGCTTGAATCGAACTTCGCAAATAACGTTTTGAAATCAATTTAGTAATCGCGGGCGTCGCAATCGCTCCCCCACACTCTCCCCCACATTTTCGTTCATATAAGCCTTGTTCGATTCAGCTTCTCGGCAATTAAACTGAATATTTCGGGCTTTCGCGATGCACTCGCATGCGATTTTCGGGGTCGATCAAGACCTACCGAACTCCACTTACAGACACTGCTCCCAGCCGTCGAGCACCTGGCTGCAAGTTCAGCCCGACAACTCAATTCAGCCCCCTCCCCAGTTCTTGGTATTGACGTACGAAACTCTCACTGACTCAACCAGTCCCATGAGAAGACATTGCGGACGAAATCGGATCGACAGGTGCAACCATTCCAGCACCTTGCTAGGTGTCGGAGGATGAAGACCGACCTCGATCATCTGCCCCCGCAAAAGCAGCGCGAAATTGAACGCGTGGTGCAGCTGATTTTTGAGGAGTTCGACGATGCCTTCGCGCTCGCCAAGCATGAGTGGAAAAAGGCCGGACGCATCCTCAAGGTGATCCTCTACGGCAGCTATGCGCGCGGGACCTGGGTCGACGAACCGCATACGGCCAAGGGCTACCAGTCGGACTACGACCTGCTGATCATCGTCAATGACAAGCGGCTGGTGGACCGGGTGAAGTACTGGTCGAAGCTCGATGACCGGCTGATGCGCGAATACGGGGTGACGAAAGCGCTGAAGACGCCGGTCAATTTCATCGTCCACACATTGCAGGAGGTGAACGACGGTCTGGCGCACGGGCGCTACTTCTTCATGGACGTCAAGCAGGACGGGATCGCGCTCTACGAGTCCGACGATACCGAACTGCACACGCCGAAGCCCAAGACACCGACACAGGCGTTAGCCATGGCGCAAGAGTACTTTGAGGAGTGGCTACCGAGCGGCCAACAATCGTTGGAGACTGCTCGCTTCACGATTGAAAAGGGCTGGAACAAGAAGGCCGCTTTCAACCTCCACCAAGCGACTGAAGCGCTTTACCACTGTGTGCTGCTAGTCTGCACTTTCTACACCCCGCACGTGCACAATCTCGGCTTCCTACGCACCCAGGCTGAGCGCATCGATGCGCGGCTTACTTACGTTTGGCCACGCAACACGAGGCAGGACCGCGCCCGCTTCGAAAAGCTGAAAGAAGCCTACGTCAAGGCGCGCTACTCCAAGCACTACCGTATCACCAAAGAGGAACTCGAATGGCTCGGCGAGCAGGTCGAGGAACTAGGCCGCGTGGTCCACGAGGTCTGCTCGGAGCGCCTCGATAAACTCAAAGCCGATGCTAAGGCGCGCCCTGACAAAGCTTAGACATGGGCGCTCGTCGGCGCGATCGGGAGACGCGATGTCGTCTGCTTGCTTTCCGACCAGCTCGCAGTCTCCGCGCAATCCTGTCTCCATCGCGGCAGGCTAAATACTGCACCGTGGCCGCTACCAAACAACGTGCCGGACAACTCCGAGCTCTTCGCTGGGCTCAGGGATCGCTGTGCGCCGGGTGCGGGGCGCATGTTCCAAGCAGCACTCGGCTCAAGCGATATGATCCCGCCTATCCAACATTCGATCATGTCACGACGCGGAGCACGGGCGGCGGCAGAACACTCGGCAATGGTCTTCTGAAGCACCAGCGCTGCAATCAGAAGCGCGCCAATCGAGCGTCCACTGGGTGCGATCTGATCTGGCTTGAGTTCGTCACAGCGCGGCTTTCAATGCGCCCGAAGAGCTTCAAGCCGACCTTCAATGGCGGTGTTCGCAACCCGGCATAACCATCGACGTGCAGCACGCCCTTGAAGCGCTCAAGATGGGCGAGCGGACGCTCGGCCTTGCGATCAGGCGCGAACAGATAGACCGCCGCAGGCGGTGCAGGCCCGCCCCACCCGCGCTGTTCGCGGGCATAGACCCACAAGCGCCCGGTCCTGGTTCGTCCGCGCCCCGGATCGAGCACCGGGACCGGCGTATCGTCGGCGAACAGATGATCGCTGGCGAACACGTCAGCACACAGCCGATCGTGCAAGGCTTCGAGCCACCAACATGCACC
This genomic interval carries:
- a CDS encoding HEPN domain-containing protein, whose amino-acid sequence is MKTDLDHLPPQKQREIERVVQLIFEEFDDAFALAKHEWKKAGRILKVILYGSYARGTWVDEPHTAKGYQSDYDLLIIVNDKRLVDRVKYWSKLDDRLMREYGVTKALKTPVNFIVHTLQEVNDGLAHGRYFFMDVKQDGIALYESDDTELHTPKPKTPTQALAMAQEYFEEWLPSGQQSLETARFTIEKGWNKKAAFNLHQATEALYHCVLLVCTFYTPHVHNLGFLRTQAERIDARLTYVWPRNTRQDRARFEKLKEAYVKARYSKHYRITKEELEWLGEQVEELGRVVHEVCSERLDKLKADAKARPDKA
- a CDS encoding beta-ketoacyl-ACP synthase III; this translates as MTHSDATHHPVISATGLFTPEHSISNAELVESFNAYVERHNTAHAEAIAAGEMDALQPSSVEFIEKASGIKARHVMAKEPVLDPATMAPRWDARGNDELSMMAEIGVAACRQALERAGRDAADVDAVLCAASNMERPYPAMAIEIQQALGIDGFAFDMNVACSSATFGIQTAADYIRAGNAKSVLVVSPEITSGHLNWRDRDSHFIFGDVATAVLVEDASIAPTSHWDILGTRLKTVFSNNIRNNFGFLNRATPDDTNEADKLFVQEGRKVFKEVVPLVAEMIVAEAERLEIDPRGLRRLWLHQANAGMNRLIAQRVLGHEASEDESPTVLDTYGNTSSAGSIIAFHLNNEDLQSGDSGLICSFGAGYSAGTVFVRKVG
- a CDS encoding phosphatidylserine decarboxylase, whose amino-acid sequence is MPGELLDNHGRGDASWSLPSIHPEGRKFGLIALGISLIFLLLLDWDLIGWPLLALSAGVFAFFRDPERVVPQSEGAIVSPADGLVTLIAEVEPPEELQIDDGSGIAGLPAGPVTRVSIFMSVFDVHINRAPIGGVVRRLVYLPGRFLNADLDKASEENERQHIMIERADGVRIGFTQIAGLVARRIVPFVKVGDTLGVGQRVGLIRFGSRVDVYLPAGTDSKVLLGQRVIAGETVLAEIGTRKLIEGIAQ
- a CDS encoding CDP-alcohol phosphatidyltransferase family protein, with product MTTSSPEDRPRLGPKATEDEPFDATPVPARKGLSLRALLPNAITAAALCSGLTGVRFAIGGDWGFAVMAIIFAGVLDGIDGRIARLLNAQSRFGAELDSLADSLSFGTAPAIIVYLWSLQDLPRFGWFAALAFAVCCALRLARFNAQIDTDVQPHKSLGFLTGIPAPVGAGLVFLPFYLWIATGEALFRSPYLVGPWVALIAALMISNLATLSWTSLRPRRSVRLELLAFAGLFFAALLLEPWWTLVGICAIYLALLPYGWLRYARIRRQRA